From a region of the Burkholderia sp. PAMC 26561 genome:
- the argE gene encoding acetylornithine deacetylase, with the protein MKHALLDTTLDLLNDLVAFDTRSSESNLKLIEYVQRYLNRHGVESALVFDETGRKANLYATIGPKDVAGLCFSGHTDVVPAAGQPWTVPPFEMTRGSDRVFGRGKADMKGFIAAVLASVPHFVATCKDVPVHLAFSYDEEVGCRGVRGLLRELAAAPVKPLACIIGEPTSMQVAVAHKGKKAYRCCVKGLAGHSALTHLGVNAVDFAAELVTFLRRTQRDLRTKATLDHDFDPPYTTIHTGRFNGGIALNVIPDHAQVEFEIRNLPADNADAIVQTITHYADTELVGAMRETFAESDIDWEQLVDYPALSDRAAAGWLRDLACAAAGRDDVRTLAFGTEGGLFQSIGIPTVVCGPGSIEQGHKADEYVELEQLSKCLTFLGNLSTSLPGTVSANR; encoded by the coding sequence ATGAAGCACGCCTTGCTCGACACCACGCTTGATCTGCTGAACGATCTGGTCGCGTTCGATACCCGCAGCTCCGAATCGAACCTCAAGCTGATCGAGTATGTCCAGCGGTATCTAAATCGGCACGGCGTGGAGTCCGCTCTCGTCTTCGACGAAACCGGCCGCAAGGCGAACCTGTATGCAACCATCGGCCCGAAGGACGTGGCGGGTCTGTGCTTTTCGGGTCACACCGATGTCGTACCCGCCGCGGGTCAGCCGTGGACCGTGCCGCCCTTCGAGATGACGCGCGGGAGCGACCGTGTCTTCGGGCGTGGCAAAGCCGACATGAAGGGTTTTATCGCGGCGGTGCTTGCAAGCGTGCCGCACTTCGTTGCGACCTGCAAAGACGTGCCTGTTCATCTTGCATTCAGTTATGACGAAGAAGTCGGTTGCCGTGGCGTGCGCGGTTTGTTGCGTGAACTGGCGGCAGCGCCGGTCAAGCCGCTTGCATGCATTATTGGCGAGCCGACGAGCATGCAGGTCGCGGTGGCGCACAAGGGCAAGAAGGCGTACAGATGCTGCGTGAAAGGTCTCGCCGGGCATTCCGCGCTGACACATCTCGGCGTGAATGCGGTGGATTTCGCGGCGGAACTCGTGACGTTCCTGCGGCGAACGCAGCGCGACTTGCGCACAAAGGCAACGCTCGACCACGACTTTGATCCGCCGTACACAACCATCCATACCGGCCGCTTCAATGGCGGTATTGCGTTGAACGTGATCCCGGACCACGCGCAAGTGGAGTTTGAAATCCGCAATCTGCCCGCCGATAACGCGGACGCCATCGTGCAAACCATCACGCACTATGCGGATACCGAACTCGTCGGCGCCATGCGCGAAACGTTCGCCGAAAGCGATATCGACTGGGAACAACTGGTGGATTATCCGGCACTGTCGGATCGGGCTGCGGCCGGCTGGTTGCGCGATCTGGCATGCGCGGCTGCCGGACGGGACGACGTGCGCACCCTCGCGTTCGGAACCGAAGGCGGCCTGTTTCAGTCGATAGGCATTCCTACAGTCGTATGCGGACCGGGTTCGATCGAAC
- a CDS encoding DUF1028 domain-containing protein, translating into MTFSLAGRCERTGMVGGIVCSSSIAVPSRCLWASPHGVVLSQNVTDPRLGVLGLQLLGAGFGAESTLQQLQHARPYAEWRQLAVLDADGSRDAATGQKGLGIIATKPGRNCVAAGNLLAHDGIPAAMVEAFEVSPASSLAERLIAALEAGAAAGGEAGPVHSAGFCVYGREVWPLAELRVDWSDQPIADLRALWQRYEPQMNDYAMRAIRPEQAPSYGVPGDL; encoded by the coding sequence ATGACGTTTTCTCTGGCTGGCCGATGCGAACGTACGGGCATGGTCGGCGGCATTGTGTGCAGTTCGAGCATTGCGGTTCCCAGCCGATGTCTATGGGCAAGTCCGCATGGCGTGGTGCTGAGTCAGAACGTGACCGATCCGCGCCTCGGCGTGCTCGGATTGCAGTTGCTTGGCGCCGGTTTTGGTGCTGAAAGCACCTTGCAACAATTGCAGCACGCACGTCCTTACGCGGAGTGGCGGCAGCTCGCCGTACTCGATGCCGACGGTTCGCGCGACGCTGCGACGGGCCAAAAAGGGCTGGGTATAATCGCGACGAAACCGGGGCGCAACTGCGTTGCAGCGGGCAACCTGCTCGCCCACGACGGCATTCCGGCCGCCATGGTCGAAGCCTTCGAAGTATCGCCCGCAAGCTCGCTGGCCGAGCGCCTGATCGCGGCACTGGAAGCGGGTGCGGCGGCAGGCGGCGAAGCGGGTCCCGTGCATTCGGCGGGATTTTGCGTGTATGGAAGAGAGGTCTGGCCGCTCGCGGAGTTGCGCGTGGACTGGTCGGATCAACCCATTGCTGATTTGCGGGCGCTCTGGCAGCGCTACGAACCGCAGATGAACGACTACGCAATGCGCGCAATACGTCCCGAGCAGGCACCGTCGTATGGAGTACCCGGAGATCTTTAG